In the Methanosphaera cuniculi genome, one interval contains:
- a CDS encoding YbjQ family protein → MIILTTPNIQGKKVAKYHGIVNGEGLIGANVYKDIFSGVRDVVGGRTSTYEIEIQKARQAAIERMTQKAEELGANAILNVRINYSNLGGTMGNTILISVNGTAVTFDDIDDDENITTH, encoded by the coding sequence ATGATTATACTAACAACACCAAACATACAAGGAAAAAAAGTAGCAAAATACCATGGAATTGTAAATGGAGAAGGACTAATTGGAGCTAATGTATATAAAGATATATTCTCAGGTGTACGAGATGTAGTAGGTGGTCGTACCTCAACATATGAAATTGAAATACAAAAAGCACGACAAGCTGCAATAGAACGTATGACACAAAAAGCAGAAGAACTTGGAGCAAATGCAATACTAAATGTCCGGATAAACTACAGCAATCTGGGTGGAACTATGGGAAATACAATACTTATAAGTGTAAATGGAACAGCTGTAACATTTGATGACATAGATGATGATGAAAATATTACAACACACTAA